The Meleagris gallopavo isolate NT-WF06-2002-E0010 breed Aviagen turkey brand Nicholas breeding stock chromosome 10, Turkey_5.1, whole genome shotgun sequence genome contains a region encoding:
- the JUN gene encoding transcription factor AP-1: LTSPDVGLLKLASPELERLIIQSSNGLITTTPTPTQFLCPKNVTDEQEGFAEGFVRALAELHNQNTLPSVTSAAQPVSGGMAPVSSMAGGGSFNTSLHSEPPVYANLSNFNPNALNSAPNYNANGMGYAPQHHINPQMPVQHPRLQALKEEPQTVPEMPGETPPLSPIDMESQERIKAERKRMRNRIAASKCRKRKLERIARLEEKVKTLKAQNSELASTANMLREQVAQLKQKVMNHVNSGCQLMLTQQLQTF; this comes from the coding sequence CTCACCTCCCCCGACGTGGGGCTGCTGAAGTTGGCCTCCCCGGAGCTGGAGCGGCTCATCATCCAGTCCAGCAACGGGTTAATCACCACCACGCCGACCCCGACGCAGTTTCTCTGCCCCAAGAACGTTACCGACGAGCAAGAGGGCTTCGCCGAAGGCTTCGTGAGAGCGCTGGCGGAACTGCACAACCAGAACACGCTGCCCAGTGTCACCTCGGCCGCCCAACCTGTCAGCGGTGGCATGGCACCTGTGTCCTCCATGGCCGGCGGCGGCAGCTTCAACACGAGTTTGCACAGCGAGCCCCCGGTGTATGCCAATCTCAGCAACTTCAACCCCAACGCGCTCAACTCTGCACCCAACTACAACGCCAACGGCATGGGCTACGCGCCGCAGCATCACATAAACCCCCAGATGCCCGTGCAGCATCCCAGGCTTCAGGCTCTGAAAGAAGAGCCTCAGACTGTACCTGAAATGCCGGGGGAAACCCCTCCCCTGTCCCCTATTGACATGGAGTCGCAGGAGAGAATCAAAGCCGAGAGAAAACGCATGAGAAACAGAATTGCGGCGTCCAAATGCCGGAAAAGGAAGTTGGAAAGGATTGCCAGGttggaagaaaaagtgaaaacttTGAAAGCCCAGAACTCAGAGCTGGCATCCACTGCCAACATGCTCAGAGAACAGGTTGCACAGCTTAAGCAGAAGGTCATGAACCATGTCAACAGCGGGTGCCAGCTAATGCTAACACAACAGTTGCAAACGTTTTGA